A region of Corynebacterium glucuronolyticum DSM 44120 DNA encodes the following proteins:
- a CDS encoding AAA family ATPase, with translation MTTWFPIVFVGGARGCGKTSLLTRMFPDYHYLDLENGAIAEKARANPIGFLREHGSQLILDEVQNVPALFRALKVVADESEKPAQFIISGSVNYLRLDSVTESLAGRVGLVHLPPLSFREMGLPLDEFLLYTSGDYPEEPSEANYTTFDLQASPSCEETKRYFWNTGLLGSDAADPAIFENFVVAETAKNLTNQGAENNLFWYRGVLVNGINPQTLTLTGIEPSTMPRVDCADAVNTVGDKLGVDASRRQVIYQGSEDFMLDEVRFIPVETYLYA, from the coding sequence ATGACGACCTGGTTTCCCATCGTCTTCGTAGGTGGCGCTCGTGGTTGCGGGAAGACCTCTCTTCTCACAAGGATGTTCCCGGACTACCACTACCTCGATCTCGAAAATGGGGCTATAGCTGAGAAAGCGCGCGCGAATCCCATCGGTTTCCTCCGGGAGCATGGTTCGCAACTGATTCTCGACGAAGTTCAAAACGTGCCGGCACTGTTCCGAGCACTCAAAGTGGTGGCCGACGAATCTGAAAAACCTGCCCAGTTCATCATCTCCGGTTCTGTGAATTACCTCCGACTTGATTCCGTCACGGAATCTCTTGCAGGCAGGGTGGGGCTCGTTCACCTCCCGCCGCTATCGTTTCGGGAGATGGGGCTCCCCCTTGACGAGTTTCTGCTCTATACCAGTGGTGACTACCCGGAAGAGCCGAGCGAAGCGAATTACACCACCTTCGACCTGCAGGCGTCCCCATCATGCGAGGAGACCAAGCGGTATTTTTGGAACACGGGGCTCTTAGGCAGTGATGCAGCCGATCCCGCCATCTTTGAGAATTTCGTCGTCGCCGAAACAGCAAAGAACCTCACCAACCAGGGAGCGGAAAACAATCTGTTTTGGTACCGAGGTGTACTCGTCAATGGGATCAATCCGCAGACACTCACACTGACGGGGATCGAACCGTCAACTATGCCACGGGTGGACTGTGCAGATGCGGTTAACACGGTGGGCGACAAACTTGGTGTGGATGCCTCCCGCCGGCAGGTCATCTACCAGGGGTCGGAGGACTTCATGTTGGACGAGGTCCGCTTCATCCCGGTAGAGACATACCTTTACGCGTGA
- a CDS encoding sirohydrochlorin chelatase, giving the protein MIASTVSPLAPTTPAQPGDNAQRTPLIILSHGSRHPQADKEVETLAQHMCRPQRDVRAAYLDFSEQTLQAVAGTMCGCAEAIVVPLLFTSAFHVTDDVPAVVAEASRATGVRLHLAAPLGTGEDIAQLVASRIPHGAEAAVVYYVGSRRAHANAAVESLAARVAALTGVSTFAHRATGRDPLLDVARAHVVPLFVTHGLLLDKLQLPAGWTMSEPLSVALADIVAARYEEVAA; this is encoded by the coding sequence ATGATCGCCTCCACCGTTTCGCCTTTGGCACCCACAACTCCCGCGCAGCCGGGGGACAATGCGCAGCGCACACCGCTGATCATCTTGTCCCACGGCTCCCGCCACCCGCAGGCAGACAAGGAGGTCGAGACCCTGGCCCAGCACATGTGCCGCCCACAGCGTGATGTGCGCGCCGCCTACCTCGACTTCTCGGAGCAGACCTTGCAGGCGGTCGCCGGGACGATGTGCGGATGCGCGGAGGCCATCGTGGTACCGCTGCTGTTCACATCTGCATTCCACGTCACCGACGATGTTCCCGCCGTCGTCGCGGAGGCCTCCCGCGCGACGGGCGTGCGCCTCCACCTCGCGGCACCGTTGGGAACCGGTGAGGACATCGCCCAGCTCGTCGCATCGCGAATCCCCCATGGTGCCGAAGCCGCCGTCGTCTACTACGTCGGTTCCCGCCGCGCGCACGCCAACGCTGCCGTGGAGTCGCTCGCCGCGCGCGTCGCGGCGCTGACCGGGGTGTCCACCTTCGCGCACCGGGCTACCGGCCGCGATCCGCTGCTGGATGTTGCCCGCGCCCACGTCGTGCCACTGTTCGTTACCCACGGTCTGCTGCTGGACAAACTCCAGCTCCCCGCGGGCTGGACGATGAGTGAGCCCCTGTCGGTCGCGCTCGCGGACATCGTCGCTGCCCGCTACGAGGAGGTCGCAGCATGA
- a CDS encoding nucleosidase — translation MTTLFVSATAEEAVHLPQDKQIIVTGVGLVAAATAVMEAAITTRPDRIVNLGTAGALADGHSGVYEITHVVQHDFAGTGMDDDFAQKEFELVTSGELPTARLASGDHFVSSTEERNRIVQLAELVDMEGFAVAWVGNRLGIPVTLLKQVSDQADEAAAAKWAGAVEPGAVQLAKAVEKLGL, via the coding sequence ATGACAACGTTGTTCGTGTCCGCCACCGCGGAAGAGGCAGTCCACCTGCCACAAGATAAGCAGATCATCGTCACAGGTGTGGGCCTTGTCGCCGCCGCTACTGCGGTTATGGAAGCCGCCATCACCACGCGCCCCGACCGCATCGTCAACCTTGGCACCGCCGGCGCACTTGCCGACGGCCACTCCGGCGTCTACGAGATCACCCACGTCGTCCAGCACGACTTCGCCGGAACCGGCATGGACGACGACTTCGCCCAGAAGGAATTCGAGCTCGTCACCTCCGGTGAACTCCCCACTGCCCGCCTGGCCAGTGGCGACCACTTCGTGTCCTCCACCGAGGAGCGCAACCGCATTGTCCAACTTGCCGAGCTTGTAGACATGGAAGGTTTCGCCGTTGCGTGGGTCGGTAACCGCCTCGGCATCCCCGTGACTCTCCTCAAGCAGGTTTCCGATCAGGCCGATGAGGCAGCAGCCGCCAAATGGGCAGGCGCTGTGGAACCGGGCGCAGTTCAGCTAGCCAAGGCCGTCGAGAAGCTCGGCCTGTAA
- a CDS encoding sulfite exporter TauE/SafE family protein: MNAIIVAITGFLAQLVDGGLGMGFGATSTTLLITLAALTPAHASAVVHVAELGTTAVSGFSHWRFGNVDLRQALWLGIPGGVGAFIGALLLTSITSPVVTAVILTGLGLNVMRRFARRHQKPTAGTHSRSFLTGLGFFGGLIDATGGGGWGPVTSSTMLTLHKQDPRRIVGTVNTAEFLVTASATAGFIVGLWEELLATWPLILALLIGGSIAAPLAAWIVSRFNPSFLGVLVGTLLVVLNVPRIFPDVTMWPVQLIIIAFGVFLGWRSWRYERAHRRARQDHVNSTEPESLVATVGS; the protein is encoded by the coding sequence ATGAACGCCATCATCGTCGCCATCACCGGCTTCCTCGCCCAACTCGTCGACGGCGGCCTCGGCATGGGCTTCGGCGCCACCTCCACCACCCTGCTCATAACCCTGGCCGCCCTCACCCCGGCGCATGCCTCCGCCGTCGTCCACGTCGCCGAACTCGGCACGACGGCGGTCTCCGGCTTCAGCCACTGGCGCTTCGGCAACGTCGACCTCCGCCAGGCCCTCTGGCTTGGCATCCCCGGTGGCGTCGGTGCCTTCATCGGTGCGCTTCTTTTGACATCCATCACGTCCCCCGTGGTTACCGCAGTCATCCTCACCGGCCTCGGCCTGAACGTCATGCGCCGCTTCGCCCGCCGCCACCAAAAACCCACTGCCGGCACGCACTCCCGCAGTTTCCTCACCGGCCTTGGCTTCTTCGGCGGGCTCATCGATGCCACAGGAGGTGGCGGCTGGGGCCCCGTCACAAGTTCCACCATGCTCACCCTGCACAAGCAGGACCCCCGACGCATCGTCGGCACAGTGAACACCGCCGAGTTCCTCGTCACTGCCTCCGCCACCGCCGGCTTCATCGTCGGACTATGGGAGGAGCTGCTCGCCACCTGGCCCCTCATCCTGGCCCTCCTCATCGGTGGCAGCATCGCAGCCCCCTTGGCCGCCTGGATCGTGAGCCGCTTCAACCCGAGCTTCCTCGGCGTTCTCGTCGGCACCCTCCTCGTCGTCCTCAACGTGCCCCGCATCTTCCCCGATGTCACCATGTGGCCCGTTCAGTTGATTATCATCGCTTTCGGCGTATTCCTCGGCTGGCGCAGCTGGCGCTACGAGCGCGCCCACCGCCGCGCCCGCCAGGATCACGTCAACTCGACCGAACCGGAAAGTCTCGTCGCGACGGTGGGCTCCTAG